From Patagioenas fasciata isolate bPatFas1 chromosome 15, bPatFas1.hap1, whole genome shotgun sequence, a single genomic window includes:
- the CHST12 gene encoding carbohydrate sulfotransferase 12, with protein sequence MTKARLLRLSVVLVSIFMILLIIVYWDNVGTAHFYLHTSFSRPHSPGAIPGISAGEDWEALPDVDEFLAKLLSSNLKQNSSASQKTEQLLVQSSSKPVVSNLEENVRGYDWSTHNARNSLDQEKLQVERQRTLREFCANSSFAFPTKERSFDDIPNYELNHLIVDDRHGIIYCYVPKVACTNWKRVMIVLSESLLDQGVPYRNPLDIPREHVHNTSTHLTFNKFWRRYGKFSRHLMKIKLKKYTKFLFVRDPFVRLISAFRSKFELENEEFYRRFAIPMLKLYSNHTNLPTSVSEAFRAGLKVSFSDFIQYLLDPRTEKMAPFNEHWRQVYRLCHPCQIDYDFIGKLETLDEDAAYLLQLLKVDRLLHFPPSYRNRTASSWEDDWFAKIPLTWRQQLYKLYEADFVLFGYPKPENLLKD encoded by the coding sequence ATGACCAAAGCACGGCTCCTCCGTCTCTCCGTGGTGCTGGTCTCCATCTTCATGATCCTCCTGATCATCGTGTACTGGGACAACGTGGGAACAGCTCACTTCTACCTGCATACGTCCTTCTCCAGACCTCACTCGCCAGGAGCCATCCCTGGTATTAGCGCAGGTGAAGACTGGGAAGCCTTGCCAGATGTGGATGAATTTTTAGCAAAGCTGCTTAGTTCGAACCTGAAACAGAACAGCTCCGCCTCCCAAAAGACAGAGCAGCTACTCGTGCAGAGCTCCAGCAAGCCTGTGGTGAGTAATTTAGAGGAAAACGTGCGGGGCTATGACTGGTCTACGCACAATGCCAGAAACAGCTTGGACCAAGAGAAACTGCAGGTAGAGAGGCAGAGAACGTTGCGGGAGTTTTGTGCCAATTCCAGCTTCGCCTTCCCTACCAAGGAGCGCTCCTTTGATGACATCCCAAATTACGAGCTCAACCACCTGATTGTGGATGACCGCCACGGCATCATCTACTGTTACGTCCCCAAGGTGGCCTGCACCAACTGGAAACGGGTGATGATTGTGCTGAGTGAGAGCCTGCTGGACCAGGGGGTCCCATACCGAAACCCTCTAGATATCCCCCGGGAACACGTCCACAACACCAGCACCCACTTGACCTTCAACAAATTCTGGCGCCGTTACGGGAAATTCTCCCGGCACCTCATGAAGATCAAGCTGAAGAAGTACACCAAGTTCCTCTTTGTACGGGACCCTTTTGTCCGCCTTATCTCTGCCTTTCGCAGCAAATTCGAGCTGGAGAATGAGGAGTTCTACCGGCGTTTTGCCATCCCCATGCTAAAGCTGTACTCCAACCACACCAACCTTCCCACCTCCGTTAGCGAGGCCTTCAGGGCGGGCCTCAAAGTCTCCTTTTCTGACTTCATCCAGTACTTACTGGATCCCAGGACAGAGAAGATGGCCCCTTTCAATGAGCACTGGAGGCAGGTTTACCGGCTGTGCCATCCGTGCCAGATAGACTACGATTTTATTGGGAAGCTGGAGACACTGGATGAGGACGCTGCTTATCTATTGCAGCTCCTCAAAGTGGACAGGCTGCTTCACTTCCCCCCCAGCTACCGGAACAGGACTGCCAGCAGCTGGGAAGATGACTGGTTTGCCAAAATCCCGCTGACTTGGAGGCAGCAGCTCTACAAGCTTTATGAAGCTGATTTTGTACTCTTTGGCTACCCCAaaccagaaaacttgctgaaagaCTAA